A genomic region of Myxosarcina sp. GI1 contains the following coding sequences:
- a CDS encoding S-adenosyl-l-methionine hydroxide adenosyltransferase family protein, translating into MLINLIGDYGIGDPAFAEVSQRLNQKLPAAQIYCLSVPPFSTLATGFWIAQLGLNPGASDRLIYHNCAPRQDNLEARPDNEGEGLTYVKLANGVQIVGVLAGYTLSFVKEEALQINNINVSRGGSQFRSRDVFPQAAAAIAMEDYSLLGDAIAPAAIPDPPADRVAWSDGYGNIKTTIPASSVDLPQSSKVVVRVGDVVSDAIYSDGSFRVPEGTLAFAPGSSGWQKKDGTKVTWMELFLRGGNAWERFAKPKVNRPISYSKS; encoded by the coding sequence ATGTTGATAAATCTGATTGGGGATTACGGTATAGGAGATCCTGCATTTGCTGAAGTCAGCCAACGCTTAAATCAAAAATTACCTGCCGCACAAATTTATTGCTTGAGCGTGCCTCCTTTTAGTACCTTAGCAACGGGATTTTGGATCGCCCAACTTGGTTTAAACCCTGGTGCTTCCGATCGCCTGATCTATCATAACTGCGCCCCCCGACAGGATAATCTTGAAGCGCGACCTGACAATGAAGGAGAAGGATTGACCTATGTGAAACTTGCCAACGGGGTACAGATAGTTGGAGTTTTGGCAGGCTATACTCTTTCCTTTGTAAAAGAAGAAGCTTTACAGATTAATAATATAAACGTATCTAGAGGAGGTTCGCAGTTTCGTTCGCGGGATGTGTTTCCGCAAGCAGCAGCAGCGATCGCCATGGAAGATTACAGTCTTTTAGGTGATGCGATCGCGCCAGCAGCAATTCCCGATCCACCAGCAGATCGCGTAGCCTGGAGCGACGGTTACGGCAATATCAAAACTACCATACCAGCCAGCAGTGTCGATCTACCTCAGTCTAGTAAAGTAGTAGTCCGCGTTGGTGATGTAGTTAGCGATGCTATTTATTCTGACGGTAGCTTTCGCGTCCCCGAAGGTACTCTTGCTTTTGCTCCTGGTAGTTCTGGCTGGCAAAAAAAAGACGGCACCAAAGTAACCTGGATGGAGTTATTTTTGCGTGGAGGCAACGCCTGGGAACGCTTTGCCAAACCAAAAGTTAATCGTCCGATCTCTTACTCAAAATCGTAA
- a CDS encoding cytochrome P450, translating into MKQQQGDVTILAKGQATPKGTTTPPRKAKWYDTFVYIADPAKFCQQNLKKYGAVFNTGVFGGNTIFVGSPQAIQMVFNGDSQYTEIFLPDTTMDMFGEYSLFQRPDLHKERKSALKPGLTGSVLAGYIPQINKIIINGLNNWTEGKISLYPAVEKICFEILVPLLLGVDINEANPSFKGLPLSSPDELKSLYQTYFDGFYGLVKWKLLLTAYGRGLKARAKLLEFMRAVIAQRRAASAEIDPQADFLAMMLVSQQENPDGVFSDALIENQCLLQLWASHYEISGLISSLIYLLGKHSQVLEKLRAEQQEIGIESQANTLSREKLQQMSFLEVVIKETLRILPPTSTANRRLTKSVIVEGTLYPQGSTVIAEPRLAHIMPEHFERPEMFEPERFLPPRNEGRMYEYIPFGGGVHACLGAQMAMIITKIFASQLIQLFDWQLIGEPSFVQFPIKRIKDNYQIKLQKR; encoded by the coding sequence ATGAAGCAACAGCAAGGTGACGTAACAATTCTTGCAAAGGGTCAAGCCACACCAAAAGGAACGACTACACCACCGAGAAAAGCAAAGTGGTACGATACGTTTGTTTATATTGCCGATCCTGCTAAATTTTGTCAGCAAAATCTTAAAAAATACGGCGCGGTTTTTAATACAGGTGTTTTTGGAGGTAACACGATCTTTGTTGGTTCGCCTCAAGCAATTCAAATGGTCTTTAACGGCGACTCGCAGTATACCGAAATTTTCTTACCCGACACCACAATGGATATGTTTGGCGAGTATAGTCTGTTTCAACGTCCCGATTTACATAAAGAGCGGAAAAGTGCCTTGAAACCAGGACTTACTGGCAGTGTTTTAGCGGGATATATACCTCAAATTAATAAAATTATTATTAATGGTCTAAATAACTGGACTGAAGGAAAAATTTCACTTTATCCAGCAGTAGAGAAAATTTGTTTTGAAATACTCGTTCCTCTACTGTTAGGAGTTGACATAAATGAGGCTAACCCTAGTTTTAAAGGATTGCCTCTCTCTTCTCCCGATGAACTAAAATCTCTCTACCAAACTTACTTTGATGGTTTCTATGGTTTGGTGAAATGGAAATTACTTTTAACTGCCTATGGTAGAGGACTGAAAGCAAGAGCAAAGTTGCTGGAGTTTATGCGTGCGGTTATCGCACAACGGAGAGCTGCCTCAGCAGAAATCGATCCTCAAGCCGATTTTCTGGCGATGATGCTTGTCAGTCAGCAGGAGAACCCCGATGGAGTTTTTAGCGATGCTCTAATCGAAAATCAATGTTTGTTGCAATTATGGGCATCTCATTATGAAATTTCTGGGCTGATATCGTCCTTAATTTATCTGCTGGGAAAACATTCTCAGGTATTAGAGAAATTGAGAGCCGAGCAACAAGAAATAGGTATTGAGTCACAAGCGAATACCTTATCGCGGGAGAAGTTACAGCAAATGAGCTTTTTAGAAGTAGTTATAAAAGAGACTCTACGAATTTTGCCTCCTACTTCAACAGCTAACCGCCGCTTGACTAAATCTGTAATTGTCGAGGGAACGCTCTATCCCCAAGGTTCTACTGTTATTGCCGAACCGCGTTTAGCACACATTATGCCAGAACACTTCGAGCGACCCGAAATGTTTGAACCAGAACGTTTTCTACCGCCTCGCAACGAAGGCAGAATGTATGAATATATTCCTTTTGGTGGTGGCGTACACGCTTGTTTGGGAGCGCAGATGGCAATGATAATTACTAAAATATTTGCTTCTCAGTTAATCCAGTTGTTTGACTGGCAACTAATAGGCGAACCTTCTTTTGTGCAGTTTCCCATTAAAAGAATTAAAGATAACTACCAAATTAAGCTACAAAAGCGTTAG
- a CDS encoding ComF family protein, with amino-acid sequence MFKELLSVFLETKCPLCDRTSAETICIYCERKLESCRLAKHCWWQGDLPLFAWGRYDGQLKRAIATMKYDSHPEIGMVLGNCLGKTWRETALKPEKMAVIPIPLHPDKQRSRGFNQAEIIAKGFCQQTGDLLQTKVLLRQHNTEAMFGLNPLERKQNITNAFCLGKQTPKYPLLLLDDIYTSGATAIEATKILTSFGFRVGGVAVVARAVRTYGKT; translated from the coding sequence ATGTTTAAAGAGTTACTTTCTGTTTTTCTCGAAACAAAATGCCCTTTGTGCGACCGCACTTCGGCAGAGACAATTTGCATCTACTGCGAAAGAAAGTTAGAGAGTTGTCGTCTAGCCAAACATTGCTGGTGGCAAGGCGATTTACCGCTGTTTGCCTGGGGAAGATATGACGGACAGCTAAAACGTGCGATCGCTACAATGAAATACGACTCTCACCCAGAAATTGGCATGGTTTTGGGCAACTGTTTGGGCAAAACTTGGCGCGAAACTGCTTTAAAGCCAGAAAAAATGGCGGTAATTCCTATTCCTTTACATCCAGATAAACAGCGATCGAGAGGTTTTAATCAAGCAGAGATTATTGCCAAGGGTTTTTGTCAGCAAACGGGTGATTTATTACAGACCAAAGTTTTACTTAGACAACACAACACTGAAGCTATGTTTGGTTTAAACCCCTTAGAAAGAAAGCAAAACATTACTAATGCTTTTTGTCTTGGCAAACAGACACCAAAATATCCTCTTTTACTATTAGACGATATTTATACTTCAGGTGCCACAGCAATAGAAGCTACAAAAATTTTAACCAGTTTTGGTTTTAGAGTAGGTGGTGTAGCTGTAGTTGCCAGAGCAGTACGAACTTATGGTAAAACATGA
- a CDS encoding phytochelatin synthase family protein, whose amino-acid sequence MQHIRTKGLAKVSSLLVLAGVTFFSSCGVARLQLKTEELIALDSATGEELLFTSQARSDYLPLSIEFVTQDNLAYCGVATLVMVLNALDIKAPVAPNHTIAGLVSYRFFTQENVFENEQTHKAIAPETVARQGMTLEELGKLFQSYQLEAQTFHGEDVNLERFRQKIVQNLQQAGNFIVVNYSRRSLGQQGGGHISPVVAYHQQSDRFLILDVARYRYAPVWVKAKTLWKAINTIDSVSNKTRGFVAIELLK is encoded by the coding sequence ATGCAGCATATTCGTACTAAAGGTTTGGCTAAAGTTAGTTCCTTATTGGTTCTTGCTGGAGTAACATTTTTCTCTAGCTGTGGTGTTGCGCGATTGCAACTAAAAACCGAAGAATTAATCGCTTTAGATTCAGCAACAGGAGAAGAACTTTTATTTACCAGTCAAGCTCGTAGCGATTATTTACCTCTATCAATAGAGTTCGTCACCCAGGACAATCTTGCTTACTGTGGTGTTGCTACTCTGGTAATGGTTCTCAATGCTTTAGATATTAAAGCTCCCGTTGCACCCAATCATACAATTGCAGGTCTAGTTTCCTATCGGTTTTTTACTCAAGAAAATGTTTTTGAGAACGAGCAAACCCATAAGGCGATCGCACCCGAAACAGTCGCCAGACAGGGAATGACATTGGAGGAATTGGGAAAACTGTTTCAAAGCTATCAGTTAGAGGCACAGACTTTTCATGGTGAAGATGTAAATCTGGAGCGATTTCGCCAAAAAATCGTTCAAAATCTTCAGCAAGCAGGCAACTTTATCGTAGTAAACTATTCACGGCGCAGCTTGGGGCAACAGGGTGGTGGACATATTTCTCCTGTAGTTGCGTATCATCAACAGTCCGATCGCTTTTTAATTTTAGATGTAGCTCGTTATCGCTATGCACCTGTCTGGGTAAAAGCCAAAACTTTATGGAAAGCGATAAACACAATAGATTCGGTATCGAATAAGACCAGAGGATTTGTAGCGATTGAGCTTTTAAAGTAG
- the tsf gene encoding translation elongation factor Ts has translation MANISAKLVKELREKTGAGMMDCKKALAESDGDMTKATEWLRQKGITSADKKQGRVAAEGLVESYIHTGGRIGVLVEVNCETDFVARRQEFQELVKNIAMQIAACPNVEYVRVDDIPEDVVTKEKEIEKGREDLAGKPDNIKEKIVSGRIGKRLNEISLLPQPYIRDQSITVEELVKQSVAQLGENIQIRRFARFVLGEGIEKEETNFAEEVAAQTGKK, from the coding sequence ATGGCGAACATATCGGCAAAACTAGTAAAAGAACTCCGTGAAAAAACAGGTGCGGGGATGATGGACTGCAAAAAAGCTCTGGCTGAAAGTGATGGTGACATGACTAAGGCTACAGAGTGGTTGCGGCAAAAAGGTATTACCTCAGCAGATAAAAAGCAAGGTAGAGTTGCCGCAGAAGGCTTAGTAGAAAGCTATATTCACACGGGCGGACGCATTGGCGTATTGGTAGAAGTAAATTGTGAAACCGACTTTGTCGCTCGTCGCCAAGAATTTCAGGAACTAGTCAAAAATATTGCCATGCAGATTGCAGCCTGTCCTAACGTCGAATACGTTAGGGTGGATGATATTCCTGAAGATGTAGTCACCAAAGAAAAAGAAATTGAAAAGGGACGCGAGGACTTGGCTGGCAAACCTGACAACATCAAAGAGAAAATTGTCAGTGGTAGAATTGGCAAACGTCTCAATGAAATTTCTTTACTACCCCAACCTTATATCCGCGATCAAAGCATCACCGTAGAAGAGTTGGTCAAGCAAAGCGTGGCACAATTAGGCGAAAATATTCAAATACGCCGTTTTGCTCGGTTTGTTTTGGGTGAAGGTATTGAAAAAGAAGAGACTAATTTCGCTGAAGAAGTTGCGGCTCAAACGGGTAAAAAATAA
- a CDS encoding uracil-xanthine permease family protein, with product MTEIQNRSSKNTQDAIASTAYHFRLRDFLLGAQMLFVAFGALVLVPILAGLDPNVALFTSGIGTLCFQLVTGGKVPVYLASSFAFIAPITLSVERYGVAATLSGLAAAGVVYLILSLVVFWGGSSIINRVLPTIVTGPVIMVIGLSLASTAVEMATEAGETYSAAIAILVAAVSLLVTMLTAILTRGFLRLIPILFGILAGYIISLPLGLVDFSPMAQAPWLAVPSFTVPSFHLPAILFILPVAIAPAIEHIGDVVAISSVTGNNYLRDPGIHRTLLGDGIATSLAACLGGPPNTTYSEVTGAVALTRAFNPAIMTWAAIAAILLSFFGKLGAVLQTIPVPVMGGILVVLFGTVIIVGMNSMTQTQEDLLQPRNIAIVGAILILGVGGMSVNAGAFALEGIGLSSIIGVLLNLLLPQGKERS from the coding sequence ATGACTGAAATACAAAACCGCTCGTCAAAAAATACTCAAGATGCGATCGCGTCTACGGCATATCATTTTCGCCTGCGAGATTTTCTACTCGGCGCACAAATGCTGTTTGTGGCTTTTGGTGCTTTGGTCTTGGTGCCAATTTTAGCGGGGTTAGATCCTAATGTGGCTTTGTTTACCTCTGGAATAGGAACTTTATGTTTTCAACTGGTTACGGGGGGTAAAGTTCCCGTATATCTGGCATCGTCTTTTGCTTTTATCGCACCTATAACTTTGAGCGTCGAGCGATATGGTGTGGCTGCGACTCTATCGGGGCTTGCTGCTGCTGGAGTGGTGTATTTAATCTTGAGCTTAGTTGTATTTTGGGGCGGTTCGTCTATTATTAATAGGGTTTTACCTACTATAGTTACTGGTCCTGTAATTATGGTCATTGGTTTGAGTTTGGCTTCTACTGCTGTCGAAATGGCAACAGAAGCAGGAGAAACCTACAGTGCGGCGATCGCCATTTTAGTAGCTGCGGTTTCTTTACTGGTAACTATGCTGACGGCAATTTTAACCAGAGGCTTCTTACGGTTAATTCCGATTTTGTTTGGCATACTTGCAGGCTATATAATCTCTTTGCCTTTGGGCTTGGTAGATTTTTCCCCAATGGCGCAAGCACCCTGGTTGGCAGTTCCTAGCTTTACCGTACCGAGTTTTCATTTACCAGCCATACTATTTATTTTACCTGTAGCGATCGCCCCTGCGATCGAGCATATTGGCGATGTCGTAGCAATTAGTTCGGTAACGGGCAATAACTATCTCAGAGATCCTGGAATACATCGAACTTTATTAGGAGATGGCATTGCTACCAGTCTGGCGGCATGTTTGGGCGGTCCACCCAATACGACCTATTCGGAGGTTACGGGAGCGGTAGCTCTGACCAGAGCCTTTAACCCTGCAATCATGACCTGGGCAGCGATTGCAGCTATATTACTCTCATTTTTTGGTAAATTAGGAGCGGTCTTACAAACAATTCCCGTTCCCGTTATGGGGGGAATTTTAGTGGTGCTGTTTGGTACGGTGATTATTGTCGGCATGAATAGCATGACTCAAACGCAAGAAGACCTACTACAACCGCGTAATATTGCCATCGTTGGCGCAATTTTAATTCTCGGTGTAGGTGGCATGAGCGTTAATGCAGGAGCTTTTGCCTTAGAAGGAATTGGTCTATCGAGCATCATTGGAGTGTTGTTAAATCTGTTGCTTCCTCAAGGTAAGGAGCGGAGTTAG
- a CDS encoding YdcF family protein, which translates to MDFLFFSKLLPLLIYPVGLSCVLLLWALFFSRKRSRPAFIPVLLALIILFTAGNEKVSSWLVKSLEWQNLPPDNLPLAEAIVVLGGATYSVEPPRVMPEINQQGDRLLYAAKLYKDGKAPVIILSGGRIPWYGNPASEAADMATLLRLMGVPQTAMILEPDSLNTYQNAIYTKKILTERKINQILLVTSAIHMPRSLAIFNKQDISAIAAPTDFLVTKFAGERDESFQTRILSLIPASIYLDWTTNAIKEYIGFVIYRLKGWL; encoded by the coding sequence ATGGATTTTCTATTTTTTTCCAAACTTTTGCCTTTGCTGATTTATCCCGTAGGATTAAGCTGTGTTTTGCTGTTATGGGCTTTATTTTTTAGTAGGAAGCGATCGCGTCCTGCATTTATTCCCGTGTTGTTAGCCTTAATAATTTTATTTACTGCTGGCAATGAAAAAGTTAGTAGCTGGCTGGTTAAGTCATTAGAGTGGCAAAATTTACCTCCAGATAACCTGCCTCTTGCCGAAGCTATTGTAGTTTTGGGTGGTGCTACTTACAGTGTCGAGCCACCGCGAGTTATGCCAGAGATTAACCAGCAAGGCGATCGCCTGTTGTATGCTGCCAAACTATATAAAGATGGTAAAGCACCAGTAATTATTCTTTCTGGTGGTCGTATTCCCTGGTATGGAAATCCCGCTTCGGAAGCAGCAGATATGGCTACTTTACTGAGGTTAATGGGAGTGCCTCAAACGGCAATGATTTTAGAACCAGATTCTCTCAATACCTATCAAAACGCTATCTATACCAAGAAAATTTTAACCGAGCGAAAAATAAACCAAATCTTGTTAGTAACTTCTGCCATACACATGCCGCGATCGCTGGCTATTTTTAACAAACAAGATATTTCTGCTATTGCCGCACCGACAGATTTTTTGGTAACAAAGTTTGCAGGCGAGCGCGATGAAAGCTTTCAGACTAGAATTTTAAGTTTGATTCCTGCTTCTATATACTTAGATTGGACTACAAATGCAATTAAAGAATACATTGGTTTTGTAATATACCGTTTAAAAGGCTGGCTGTAG
- a CDS encoding DUF2235 domain-containing protein produces the protein MKRLIVCCDGTWQSQNNKVATNVLKIAQAIETKGKDKKGNEISQILYYDQGIGAVPNYGSKQSFLKNTSERLQKLGGGAFGWGIDEKIEEAYIFLCLNYEPKDEIYLFGFSRGAYTVRSLAGLISYCGLLQRPDINHTADAYKIYRTKDETNRKQKADNFCSIHQIKDINIKFLGCWDTVGALGIPNIIPCFSIDKYLTKKYKFHNNKLSSIIENARHAIAIDEKRSALEVTLMKPGDGFEEKSLKQVWFPGDHGCVGGGSDEIIELSDGCQLNTLDLSKVALEWMAEEAKQLDLDLDLKLVKDCGDLASNQKYLIGNKNIREFVNKILRATLKPIQDKLSSFVIKERDLSKFKDLEKDFDESVIDLWCDRNYRPNNLSFINKELEKHCFSKKDVDI, from the coding sequence ATGAAACGTTTGATAGTTTGTTGTGATGGAACTTGGCAGAGTCAAAATAACAAAGTAGCTACTAATGTACTTAAAATAGCTCAAGCAATTGAAACAAAAGGAAAAGATAAGAAAGGAAACGAAATCTCTCAAATTCTCTATTACGACCAGGGAATTGGCGCAGTTCCGAACTATGGATCGAAACAATCATTTTTAAAAAATACTTCAGAACGTCTACAAAAACTAGGTGGAGGAGCTTTTGGCTGGGGAATTGATGAAAAAATTGAGGAAGCTTATATTTTTCTTTGCCTCAATTACGAGCCTAAAGACGAAATATATTTATTTGGTTTTAGTAGAGGAGCATACACAGTTCGGAGTTTGGCTGGTTTAATTAGCTATTGTGGGCTACTTCAACGTCCTGATATTAATCATACTGCTGATGCTTATAAAATTTATCGCACTAAAGATGAAACAAACCGAAAACAAAAAGCTGATAATTTTTGCAGTATACACCAAATTAAAGACATCAATATTAAATTTCTTGGATGCTGGGATACTGTAGGAGCTTTAGGAATTCCTAATATCATTCCCTGTTTTTCAATTGATAAATATCTCACAAAAAAATATAAATTTCACAATAATAAACTAAGTTCGATTATTGAAAATGCCCGTCATGCGATCGCCATTGATGAAAAGCGATCGGCTCTTGAAGTTACATTGATGAAACCAGGAGACGGTTTTGAAGAAAAAAGTTTAAAACAAGTTTGGTTTCCAGGCGATCATGGTTGCGTTGGCGGTGGCTCAGATGAAATTATTGAGTTGTCAGACGGTTGCCAGCTAAATACTTTAGATTTGTCTAAAGTAGCTTTAGAGTGGATGGCAGAAGAAGCCAAACAGTTAGATTTAGATTTAGATTTAAAACTTGTAAAAGATTGTGGTGACTTGGCGAGTAATCAGAAGTATTTAATAGGAAACAAAAATATTAGAGAATTTGTAAATAAAATTCTTAGGGCGACTTTGAAACCTATTCAAGACAAGCTAAGTAGTTTTGTTATTAAGGAACGAGATCTTAGCAAGTTTAAGGATTTAGAAAAAGACTTTGATGAAAGCGTTATAGATCTCTGGTGCGATCGCAACTACCGCCCTAATAATCTGAGTTTTATTAACAAAGAGCTAGAGAAGCATTGTTTTTCTAAAAAAGATGTTGATATATAG
- a CDS encoding adenosine deaminase, whose translation MHAFIRDLPKAELHLHIEGTLEPELMFELARRNNIDLPYKSVLEVKEAYNFEDLQSFLDIYYQGSQVLQKEVDFYDLTWAYLQKAASQNVRHTEIFFDPQSHTDRGIAFETAYQGIYQALQDGKSKLGISSQLILSFLRHLSAEEALATLEQALPYKDSIVAVGLDSAEQGNPPSKFKEVFDRAQAEGFLTVAHAGEEGPPEYIWEAINLLEVSRIDHGVRSMEDPELLQYLAEKQIPLTVCPLSNVKLKVFDSMAKHNLKKLLNSGICATVNSDDPSYFGGYIAENYQAAQEALDLSQQELYQLAKNSFQATFLSPESQQKLIAELDNYCQVLS comes from the coding sequence ATGCATGCATTTATCCGAGACTTACCCAAAGCCGAACTGCATTTACACATTGAAGGTACGTTAGAGCCAGAATTAATGTTTGAATTAGCTCGACGCAACAATATCGATCTACCTTATAAATCGGTGTTAGAGGTAAAAGAAGCTTATAACTTTGAAGATCTGCAATCTTTTCTCGATATTTATTACCAGGGTTCGCAAGTATTACAAAAAGAAGTAGATTTTTACGATTTGACCTGGGCATATTTGCAAAAAGCCGCCAGTCAAAACGTGCGGCACACAGAAATCTTTTTCGATCCTCAATCCCATACCGATAGAGGTATTGCTTTTGAAACCGCCTATCAAGGTATTTACCAAGCTTTACAGGATGGTAAATCTAAGTTGGGTATTTCTAGCCAGCTAATTCTTTCTTTTCTCCGCCATCTTAGTGCTGAAGAAGCACTTGCCACCTTAGAACAAGCACTACCTTATAAAGATAGTATCGTGGCTGTGGGTTTAGACTCTGCCGAACAGGGCAACCCACCTTCAAAGTTTAAAGAAGTTTTCGATCGCGCCCAAGCCGAGGGATTTTTAACCGTTGCCCATGCAGGAGAAGAAGGACCACCAGAGTATATTTGGGAAGCAATTAATTTGCTAGAAGTATCTCGGATCGATCACGGGGTTCGGAGTATGGAAGATCCAGAATTACTACAGTATTTGGCAGAAAAACAAATTCCTCTAACCGTTTGTCCTCTATCTAATGTCAAACTAAAAGTGTTTGATTCGATGGCAAAACATAACCTGAAAAAACTTTTAAACTCAGGTATCTGTGCCACAGTTAACTCTGACGATCCTTCTTATTTTGGTGGCTATATTGCCGAAAATTATCAAGCAGCACAAGAAGCTTTGGATTTAAGCCAACAAGAGCTATATCAATTAGCAAAAAATTCTTTTCAAGCCACTTTCTTATCGCCAGAATCTCAGCAGAAATTAATAGCAGAACTGGATAATTATTGTCAGGTATTGAGTTAA
- the rpsB gene encoding 30S ribosomal protein S2 — protein MPVVSLAELLESGVHFGHQTRRWNPRMSQYIYTARNGVHIIDLVQTAQLMEEAYEYMRSSSEQGKKVLFVGTKRQAAGIIAQEASRCGAYYVNQRWLGGMLTNWETIKTRVERLKELENLEESGALDKRPKKEASMLRRELGKLQKYLGGIKTMRKVPDIVVIIDQKREHNAISECQKLSIPVVSTLDTNCDPEIVDIPIPANDDAIRSIKLIVGKLADAIYEGRHGELDTQEDYDYEEFEEGIDEMDYPDEEEEEAAEEFETATEADNLEVSEADTAAVAASSESQEADTAAVAASSESQEDDSEE, from the coding sequence ATGCCAGTTGTATCTCTCGCAGAACTATTAGAGTCTGGGGTTCATTTCGGTCATCAAACTCGCCGTTGGAATCCTAGAATGTCTCAATATATTTACACCGCTCGTAACGGCGTTCATATTATTGACTTAGTACAAACTGCTCAGTTAATGGAAGAAGCCTACGAATACATGCGCTCTTCTTCCGAACAGGGCAAAAAAGTTTTATTTGTCGGTACCAAACGTCAGGCAGCAGGAATTATCGCTCAAGAAGCCAGCCGTTGTGGGGCATACTATGTCAACCAAAGATGGTTGGGAGGTATGCTAACTAACTGGGAAACCATTAAAACTAGAGTCGAACGACTCAAAGAACTAGAAAACTTAGAGGAAAGCGGTGCTTTAGACAAAAGACCCAAAAAAGAAGCCTCAATGTTGCGTCGCGAACTAGGTAAGCTACAAAAATATCTTGGCGGGATCAAAACTATGCGCAAAGTTCCCGACATTGTAGTGATTATCGACCAAAAACGCGAACATAACGCTATTTCCGAATGTCAAAAATTGAGCATTCCTGTTGTATCTACTTTAGATACTAACTGCGACCCCGAAATCGTCGATATTCCAATTCCCGCCAATGATGATGCTATTCGTTCGATCAAGCTAATAGTTGGCAAACTAGCAGACGCAATTTACGAAGGTCGTCATGGCGAACTCGATACTCAAGAAGATTATGACTATGAAGAGTTTGAAGAGGGTATTGATGAAATGGACTATCCCGACGAAGAGGAAGAAGAGGCAGCAGAAGAATTTGAAACTGCTACAGAAGCCGATAATCTAGAAGTCTCTGAAGCCGATACTGCTGCTGTAGCTGCCAGTTCTGAATCTCAAGAAGCTGATACTGCTGCTGTGGCTGCCAGTTCTGAATCTCAAGAAGACGACAGCGAAGAATAA
- a CDS encoding calcium-binding protein, which translates to MATIIGTTDNDFLFGTPEDDVIKSLAGNDDIISAGDGNDTVAAGSGEDNVFGAEGDNRITGNAGTDYIRGWFDNDWLNGGKGTDILIGEDGNDSLYSDKGNDLMFGDTDDVNGIGDDVLNGNLG; encoded by the coding sequence ATGGCAACTATTATTGGTACTACAGACAACGATTTTCTCTTTGGCACACCAGAAGACGATGTTATTAAGTCTTTGGCAGGTAACGACGATATTATTAGTGCTGGAGATGGTAACGATACGGTTGCTGCTGGTAGCGGCGAAGATAATGTTTTTGGTGCCGAGGGTGACAATCGCATTACGGGAAATGCAGGAACAGACTACATTCGAGGCTGGTTTGATAACGATTGGCTCAATGGCGGTAAGGGAACTGATATTTTAATTGGAGAAGACGGCAATGACAGTCTCTATAGCGATAAAGGCAATGACTTGATGTTTGGTGACACAGATGATGTTAATGGTATTGGCGATGATGTCCTAAACGGCAATCTTGGTTAA